One Odontesthes bonariensis isolate fOdoBon6 chromosome 12, fOdoBon6.hap1, whole genome shotgun sequence genomic window, CTCTCAATAGCTCTCTCATTTTGATCATTGTCCTAGATGAAAACCTACATGAACCTATGTACATTTTATTATGCAGTGTTTGCATGAATGCACTTTATGGCACCACAGGTTTTTACCCTAAATTCCTTTTAGATGTGCTGTCGTCTTCTCAAGAAATCTCATATGAAGGGTGTCTCTTACAAGCCTTTGTCATGTACTCATTTGCTTGTTGTGAAATGTCCATTCTAGCAGTTATGGCCTATGACAGATATCTGGCTATTTGTCATCCACTGCACTACCACTCCTTCATGTCTAAGAGGAGGCTCTCTCAGCTGGTGAGTTTCTCCTGGCTGACACCTTTCTGTATTTTCTCCATCAGCATTCTGCTAACATCCAGACTTGAGATGTGTGGGTCAAAAATTAAGAAAATACTTTGTGTGAATTGGACAATTGTTCAGCTTGCGTGCTCAGACAGTAACACCATTTcaaataatattttttcataTGTAACAATATTAATTTATCTGTGTCATGGCTTCTTCATAATTTGGACTTACATGCATCTTATTAAGACGTGTGCGAGGTCCAAAGATGACAGGGTAAAGTTTATGCAGACGTGTGTGCCTCATTTAATCTCTCTATTCACTTTTATGGTTGTAATACTTTTTGAATTGATGTACATGAGATTCGGCTCCAAAGATTTACCTCAAAGCCTTCAAAACTTCATCGCTATAGAATTTCTCCTCTTTCCTCCGATGATGAATCCACTCATATATGGATTTAAGCTGACCAAAATACGAAACAGaattttaaatctattttttGTTGGAAGACAATGACCATTACCATCAAATTTAATGTTCAATATTCTTTCTTTATCTGTTTAACAGGAGAGAAAGAATGATGTTAACTCAGCATATGTTAACCAACAAAATCATTACAGTTTTCAGTTGTATTTACACTATTtctggttgtttttttaacatgtaAAATTTACACAGTTTGTCCTGCAACATCATAGAAAAAATATTTGTCCTGATGCAAACATGTTAAAATACAAACTAAagttgtgcacacacacacgcacacatatatGTGTGAATAATGATTTAGGCTTTTTTTATACTCAGTCACAGCCATCAGCAAAACCGAAGTCCATGGAGCAAGTGTTCGCATCATAGTTTGCAGCACCATTgtaaatttttttcttttttttagtttaaattTTGATTGAAAgggggaatgaaagaaagaggtAAAGTGAGGGGCACGACCATCGGGAGCACCTGAAAAAGATGAATGAAGAAAAACACGAAGAAGAAGTaagaaacaaacagcaacaatatCGCCAGCAACAAGCATATGAAAACTTAACGATGCTTGTTGAATATTTTTAAAGCCACAAAGTGACACGGCAACTGTTGAATGCACATGCAAGTGAATGAGTGGGAGGGTGTGTATTTGCgtgtaaaataaaagctttacaTAAATTATGCTTAATAATGGGGGAAGGAGGCGCCAGGCACCGACCACGCAGCATGAGTCGAGTGTGGGACCAAGAGCTCCACAAGCTTAAGGAGCACACCTGAATAATGATTTGGACTTTTATGATTGATGGGACTGGGTTGGACTAAACTTGCTCCAGTCTGACTCCTCTGCTTCTACAAATAGTGAATAGAATAATTAACTTGATGTAAAATTTCAAATCTGAAGTCTTCAGGACCACCAGCTCAC contains:
- the LOC142396201 gene encoding olfactory receptor 6C1-like; translation: MDNVSTVRIFFLTGINETMDYRIAIFSFTLLYYCVIFSLNSSLILIIVLDENLHEPMYILLCSVCMNALYGTTGFYPKFLLDVLSSSQEISYEGCLLQAFVMYSFACCEMSILAVMAYDRYLAICHPLHYHSFMSKRRLSQLVSFSWLTPFCIFSISILLTSRLEMCGSKIKKILCVNWTIVQLACSDSNTISNNIFSYVTILIYLCHGFFIIWTYMHLIKTCARSKDDRVKFMQTCVPHLISLFTFMVVILFELMYMRFGSKDLPQSLQNFIAIEFLLFPPMMNPLIYGFKLTKIRNRILNLFFVGRQ